A region from the Thermanaeromonas toyohensis ToBE genome encodes:
- a CDS encoding universal stress protein, producing the protein MTPVSIHPLGALLALIFVVSMSSLLWWMLHLPPVVPYEVARITSEVQAIRRILVPVVDTDYSRRAIELATRLGAEQKAEIVLLYVLEVPFTLPLGAALPGAEEKAHHILKQAQEIVAFHHLPYRSRIMRARTAGSGILEAVKEEEADMVVMGVRPPRGEHIPLTRTPEWLLKYANCEVVIDKLPA; encoded by the coding sequence GTGACCCCCGTGTCCATCCATCCTTTAGGCGCATTACTAGCTTTGATTTTTGTGGTTAGCATGAGCTCCCTCCTTTGGTGGATGCTCCATTTACCTCCTGTGGTACCTTATGAGGTAGCTCGTATAACAAGCGAAGTGCAGGCTATACGCCGCATACTAGTACCCGTGGTAGATACTGATTATTCCCGGCGGGCTATTGAGCTGGCCACCCGCTTAGGAGCAGAACAGAAAGCGGAAATAGTGCTCCTTTATGTTTTAGAAGTACCTTTTACCCTCCCCCTGGGTGCTGCCCTTCCCGGGGCGGAAGAAAAGGCGCACCATATACTGAAGCAGGCTCAAGAGATAGTAGCTTTCCACCATTTGCCTTATCGTTCGCGTATCATGCGGGCCCGCACAGCAGGTAGCGGGATCCTAGAGGCTGTAAAAGAGGAAGAAGCCGATATGGTAGTGATGGGGGTCCGGCCACCGCGGGGGGAACACATTCCTTTAACCCGCACGCCCGAATGGCTTCTTAAATATGCCAACTGCGAGGTTGTGATCGATAAATTACCTGCTTAA
- a CDS encoding potassium channel family protein has protein sequence MRVLIVGCSRLGSRLARILANSGHQVTVIDSKAEALERLGPDFPGEMVKGVGIDLGVLEEANISQADVVIATTDKDSTNLVVAEIAHEKYKIPRVVARLYDPEAAEVYRKKGLAIFCPTTAGVEYILSLIGDQSQGGKA, from the coding sequence ATGCGCGTTCTTATAGTAGGTTGTAGCCGTTTAGGGAGCCGTTTAGCCAGGATTTTGGCGAACTCTGGTCATCAAGTAACTGTGATCGATTCTAAAGCGGAGGCGTTAGAAAGATTGGGTCCAGATTTCCCGGGGGAGATGGTTAAAGGCGTAGGTATAGATCTGGGCGTGCTAGAAGAAGCTAATATTTCCCAAGCGGATGTGGTTATCGCTACCACCGATAAGGACAGCACCAACCTGGTAGTGGCGGAGATAGCCCATGAGAAGTACAAGATACCTCGGGTGGTGGCCCGCCTTTATGATCCGGAAGCTGCGGAAGTTTATCGAAAAAAAGGGTTAGCTATCTTCTGCCCTACTACCGCAGGAGTAGAGTATATCTTGAGCTTAATAGGAGATCAATCCCAAGGAGGCAAGGCTTAA
- a CDS encoding potassium channel family protein translates to MYMIVAGGGKVGYNLTLTLLKNGHEVTLIEKDSQRCRWLEDHLGDIVVHGDATEVGTLEAAGAKRASILAAVTGSDEDNILICRLAQDIFGIRRVIGRVNYPQNEDTFRLLGINNLVNSTRLIYHLMLQEVNICGLVPLLTLKGGEFEFVDVRLAPGAPAAHVAIKNLILPERSLLLAVLREDELIFPRGDVVLQPGDHIIAITVTSEAEALRRALVGEVEE, encoded by the coding sequence ATGTACATGATTGTCGCAGGCGGAGGGAAAGTAGGCTATAATTTAACCCTTACCTTGCTTAAGAACGGGCACGAAGTTACCCTTATAGAGAAAGATTCCCAGCGCTGCCGCTGGCTAGAGGATCATCTGGGAGATATAGTGGTACATGGCGATGCTACTGAGGTAGGTACTTTAGAGGCAGCCGGGGCTAAGCGAGCTAGTATACTGGCTGCGGTCACCGGTTCGGATGAGGATAACATCCTTATCTGCCGCTTGGCCCAGGACATTTTTGGGATACGGCGAGTCATAGGCCGCGTTAATTATCCCCAAAATGAGGACACCTTCCGCCTTTTAGGGATAAATAACCTGGTTAACAGTACTCGTCTGATATATCACCTTATGTTGCAAGAAGTAAATATATGCGGGCTAGTACCTTTGCTCACCTTAAAAGGCGGCGAATTTGAGTTCGTGGATGTAAGGCTCGCTCCAGGAGCTCCTGCTGCCCATGTAGCTATCAAGAATCTTATTCTGCCCGAACGCTCCTTACTTTTAGCAGTTTTGAGGGAGGATGAGCTCATTTTTCCCAGGGGTGATGTGGTTTTGCAGCCCGGTGACCACATTATAGCCATTACGGTGACTAGCGAAGCCGAGGCCTTACGGCGGGCTTTGGTGGGCGAGGTTGAAGAGTAA
- a CDS encoding C40 family peptidase has protein sequence MARRPLSLFILLVAVALAGGYFLGYNKALRLPPLLLENPRKERPVPQAKGYYVGIAVADVRAEANTEAELVTQALLGDEVKVLSKGNSQWLKGQVPDGYIGWLKAGEVIEDIPPGGKQLAVVAVPLTKLYQESTTTAPVMGEAVLGTDLPLVSQKPGWVEVWIPGRKTAWLLRQDVEIWPQGRPTDQRSGLDVVKTAEKLLGAPYLWGGVSVYGIDCSGLTYISYFINGIKLPRDADQQFEVGLKVERAELRPGDLVFFNTEGSGSVPTHVGIYLGDDKFINSRSRQGVVISYLSEPLFAQGYLGARRYLP, from the coding sequence TTGGCACGCCGTCCTTTAAGTTTATTCATCTTACTTGTGGCGGTCGCCTTAGCGGGAGGTTACTTTTTAGGGTATAATAAAGCGCTAAGGCTGCCGCCTTTACTTTTGGAAAACCCAAGGAAGGAACGGCCTGTTCCCCAAGCCAAAGGCTATTATGTGGGGATCGCGGTGGCCGACGTTCGCGCTGAAGCTAACACCGAGGCAGAACTAGTTACCCAGGCCCTCCTGGGCGATGAAGTTAAGGTATTATCTAAAGGAAACAGCCAGTGGCTCAAAGGCCAGGTACCGGATGGGTATATCGGGTGGCTTAAAGCCGGCGAAGTGATAGAAGATATACCCCCAGGAGGAAAACAACTAGCGGTTGTCGCTGTCCCCTTAACCAAGCTTTATCAGGAGTCGACGACCACGGCACCCGTGATGGGGGAAGCTGTGCTGGGTACAGATCTCCCCCTAGTAAGCCAGAAGCCGGGCTGGGTAGAAGTCTGGATTCCTGGCCGTAAAACAGCTTGGCTATTGAGACAGGATGTGGAGATCTGGCCTCAAGGAAGACCTACAGATCAGCGGAGCGGCCTTGACGTGGTGAAAACAGCAGAAAAATTGCTGGGTGCACCTTACCTCTGGGGCGGCGTAAGTGTTTATGGTATCGACTGTTCGGGGTTAACCTACATCTCCTACTTTATAAACGGCATTAAGCTTCCCCGGGATGCCGACCAGCAATTTGAGGTGGGCCTGAAGGTAGAAAGGGCAGAGCTTCGCCCTGGAGATTTGGTCTTTTTCAACACCGAAGGCTCGGGTTCAGTTCCTACCCACGTAGGCATATACCTTGGCGATGATAAGTTTATCAACTCCCGCTCCCGCCAGGGCGTAGTCATAAGCTATCTCTCGGAGCCCCTCTTTGCCCAGGGCTACCTGGGTGCCAGGCGTTACCTGCCGTAG
- a CDS encoding TrpB-like pyridoxal phosphate-dependent enzyme yields the protein MSQNLIPRKWYNIQADLPKRPAPPLNPATGKPIKPEELAVIFPETLIEQEMSTQRWIDIPEEVLNLYALWRPTPLRRARRLEQFLETPAKIFYKYEGTSPAGSHKLNTSLAQAFYNRQAGIKRLTTETGAGQWGTALSIACRFFGLDCTVYMVKISYQQKPYRRSFMQVYGAEVIPSPSNRTEAGRKILAQDPDCLGSLGIAISEAVEDAATHRDTNYSLGSVLNHVLLHQTIIGLEAKEQFKQEGLYPDVVIGCHGGGSNFAGLSFPFLMDVFAGKKVKVIAVEPAACPTLTKGKLAYDYGDTVGLTPLLEMYTLGHSFVPPGIHAGGLRYHGAAPLVSRLYADGLIKAQAYHQNEVFAAAVLFAQQEGILPAPESAHAVKAAIDEAMKCKETGETKTILFGLSGHGHFDLSAYEDYFAGKLQDVEYTQEMLEQGLACLPKV from the coding sequence ATGAGCCAAAACTTAATACCCCGCAAGTGGTACAACATCCAGGCGGACCTCCCTAAAAGACCTGCGCCGCCTTTAAACCCCGCTACAGGAAAGCCTATTAAACCCGAAGAACTAGCCGTCATTTTCCCGGAAACCCTTATCGAGCAAGAGATGAGCACCCAGAGGTGGATAGACATCCCCGAAGAAGTCCTAAATCTATACGCCCTCTGGCGGCCTACACCCTTGCGTCGGGCCCGGCGGCTGGAGCAGTTTTTGGAGACACCGGCCAAAATATTTTACAAGTATGAGGGTACAAGCCCTGCTGGAAGCCATAAATTGAACACTTCCCTAGCCCAAGCCTTTTACAACCGCCAGGCGGGCATAAAGCGCCTGACCACCGAGACCGGAGCTGGGCAGTGGGGTACAGCTTTAAGTATAGCCTGTCGTTTCTTCGGCCTAGATTGCACAGTTTATATGGTAAAGATAAGTTACCAGCAAAAGCCCTACCGGCGCTCTTTTATGCAAGTGTATGGTGCCGAGGTCATACCCAGCCCCAGCAACCGTACAGAGGCTGGCCGCAAAATCTTAGCCCAGGACCCAGACTGCTTGGGGAGCTTGGGTATAGCCATAAGCGAAGCTGTAGAGGATGCTGCCACTCATAGAGATACCAATTATTCCTTAGGGAGCGTATTAAACCACGTCCTTCTCCACCAGACCATCATAGGCCTGGAGGCCAAGGAGCAGTTTAAGCAAGAAGGCCTCTATCCTGATGTAGTGATCGGCTGCCACGGCGGGGGCAGCAACTTCGCCGGACTCTCCTTCCCCTTCCTTATGGATGTGTTTGCAGGCAAAAAAGTAAAAGTTATAGCTGTCGAGCCCGCCGCCTGCCCCACCTTGACCAAAGGTAAGCTAGCCTATGATTACGGCGATACCGTGGGGTTGACCCCACTGCTTGAGATGTATACCCTAGGCCATTCCTTCGTCCCGCCTGGTATCCATGCTGGAGGCTTGCGCTACCACGGGGCAGCGCCCCTGGTAAGCCGCCTTTATGCCGATGGGTTAATTAAAGCCCAAGCTTATCATCAAAATGAGGTCTTCGCTGCCGCTGTCCTCTTCGCCCAGCAGGAAGGGATCCTTCCTGCCCCAGAAAGCGCCCACGCTGTCAAGGCTGCCATAGATGAAGCGATGAAATGTAAGGAAACTGGGGAAACTAAAACTATCCTCTTCGGCCTAAGCGGGCATGGCCATTTTGACTTAAGCGCCTACGAAGACTATTTTGCTGGCAAGCTCCAGGACGTAGAATACACTCAAGAGATGCTTGAGCAAGGCCTGGCCTGCCTGCCCAAAGTGTAA
- a CDS encoding FAD-dependent oxidoreductase → MLLVLGFILSAKLVWPATRLLYEIKRAEHVDIVIYGGGLAACAAAWKAASFASDKRVALVVPYIARQYGGLATVGGQNFWDVRYWSRDGRLPQGGSFAHWFYHTGPFYSPAELAKLIAKELEKLPNLVTLWGLDITAVYADAKGERLRALALRSLERGPEGYVHWKGKEKLLKAKQFIDASEDGRLSFLSGSGVTVGRADWPAVLLPEVEDPLGTSASRWKEEAAGYLLPEKLGFPRNWIELFTKDAVGRVFRERILQLGGYQELSPSISPGKTNRVARQQAATLMFKVKGVRPGLYKDMVFIRSPQGVWGAYGGLRTYRENPVVTHFNKTYGPQGFALKPLNAAQDGRDSPEWWVNSLLIFNVDGRAHFRDRGSSRYPLDKLPGTLETDEAWVAARQLLLKPDFIHALRQFPGFEEADLVKDSTGQPVTGDILYLRETVHQLRRGGGVGKEAGDGDYAVTALEVYLAGRGPGEGADADNYVNRIGLGFYWLDINGYRFEDLQGEDGAFRWPVISYLRPDFGQSLPGSTARPENPVYLPFEAILSPRFSNLLVPGVAASISSLAWAELRVLPNQAVLGDAAGVAAAYAVEQGIDPATWGPGEIDEIRRILVEKYGARVDKEFL, encoded by the coding sequence TTGCTGCTCGTTCTAGGCTTTATTCTATCCGCAAAGCTTGTCTGGCCGGCTACCCGGTTGCTTTACGAGATAAAACGAGCCGAGCACGTGGATATTGTAATATATGGTGGAGGATTGGCGGCCTGCGCTGCCGCTTGGAAAGCCGCCTCATTTGCCTCTGATAAGCGTGTAGCGCTGGTGGTGCCCTATATAGCGCGGCAGTACGGCGGTTTAGCTACAGTAGGGGGGCAGAATTTCTGGGATGTGCGTTATTGGTCCCGGGATGGCCGGCTACCTCAGGGTGGAAGCTTTGCTCATTGGTTTTATCATACAGGGCCCTTTTACAGCCCTGCCGAGCTGGCGAAGCTTATAGCTAAAGAATTAGAGAAGCTACCTAATCTTGTAACCCTTTGGGGCCTAGACATCACGGCCGTATATGCCGATGCTAAAGGGGAACGGCTTAGGGCTTTAGCCCTCCGCTCCCTGGAACGGGGCCCGGAAGGGTATGTGCACTGGAAGGGCAAGGAGAAGTTACTTAAGGCCAAGCAATTTATCGATGCTTCTGAAGATGGCCGTTTGAGTTTCTTAAGCGGTAGCGGTGTGACCGTAGGCCGTGCTGATTGGCCTGCCGTTTTACTGCCAGAGGTAGAGGACCCTCTAGGTACTTCCGCTTCTAGGTGGAAGGAAGAGGCGGCAGGTTACTTGCTACCAGAAAAGCTGGGATTTCCCCGAAACTGGATAGAACTTTTTACTAAAGACGCAGTAGGGAGGGTTTTTAGGGAAAGGATTTTACAGTTAGGGGGGTATCAGGAGCTTTCTCCTAGTATTTCTCCAGGTAAGACTAACAGGGTAGCTCGCCAGCAAGCTGCTACCTTAATGTTTAAGGTAAAGGGTGTGCGGCCTGGGCTTTATAAAGATATGGTTTTTATCCGGAGCCCGCAGGGTGTGTGGGGTGCTTATGGAGGCCTACGTACCTACAGGGAGAATCCAGTAGTCACCCACTTCAACAAAACCTATGGCCCTCAGGGTTTTGCCCTTAAGCCCTTAAATGCTGCCCAGGACGGCCGGGATAGCCCTGAATGGTGGGTTAACAGTTTACTTATCTTTAATGTGGACGGTCGGGCCCACTTCCGGGACCGAGGAAGCAGCCGTTATCCCCTAGACAAGCTACCCGGTACCCTGGAAACCGATGAGGCCTGGGTGGCAGCAAGGCAACTTCTCCTTAAGCCCGACTTTATACACGCCTTACGGCAGTTTCCGGGATTTGAAGAAGCGGATCTGGTGAAAGATTCTACTGGGCAGCCGGTTACAGGCGATATCCTTTACCTCCGGGAGACTGTGCACCAGCTCCGGCGAGGAGGGGGGGTAGGCAAGGAGGCTGGGGATGGCGATTATGCAGTTACTGCCCTAGAAGTTTACTTGGCTGGGCGGGGACCGGGAGAGGGAGCAGATGCTGATAATTATGTAAACCGTATAGGTTTAGGGTTTTATTGGCTGGACATAAATGGCTACCGTTTTGAGGACTTGCAAGGGGAGGATGGGGCTTTCCGCTGGCCCGTAATTTCTTACTTACGCCCCGATTTTGGGCAGAGCTTGCCCGGTTCAACGGCGCGGCCGGAAAATCCAGTGTACCTACCCTTTGAAGCTATCTTGAGCCCTCGTTTTAGTAACCTCCTGGTACCGGGGGTAGCTGCAAGCATTTCTTCCCTGGCCTGGGCTGAGCTAAGGGTTCTGCCCAACCAGGCTGTGCTGGGTGATGCGGCCGGGGTCGCGGCAGCTTATGCTGTAGAGCAGGGTATAGATCCTGCTACTTGGGGACCTGGGGAGATAGACGAGATACGGAGAATCTTAGTGGAAAAATATGGGGCGCGGGTAGACAAGGAGTTTCTTTAG
- a CDS encoding DUF1015 domain-containing protein: protein MAEIKPFRGWRYSPGVGPLDRLVTPPYDVIDAAAQEEYYRRHPYNIIRLEYGKVYPEDTEENNRYTRAAAYFKAWREDKVLVPEDQPALYLYEQEFTIKGSRLTRTGLICRVKLEPYKKGIILPHEETLPRHKADRLALLRACEANFSPIFGLYMDPERQVEEVLRRALTYDGGIRRPDVEFTDEDGQVHRLWVIMDPWVLNQVEELLAPKRIFIADGHHRYETALAYQRERREQEGFSTGERPYDYVLMTLVNLYDPGLVILPTHRLVRNLENLDEDSLLEGIKEHFTIEPFSLAPDYSNFSEFLKKMEEKGGLLPEGVAEEKLFKSPCFMPHGHAFGLYCGEGRLYLLTLREEGDLSSLMPPGPSLAWKGLDVSVLHCLILEKLLGIGGVERAEEKHLAYTREEEGALRAVDSGEYQLAFFLNPTRVEEVKLVAEAGEKMPQKSTYFYPKLITGLVINSLEE from the coding sequence ATGGCTGAGATAAAACCCTTCCGGGGGTGGCGGTATTCTCCTGGGGTTGGTCCCCTGGACCGTTTAGTAACCCCACCTTATGATGTTATTGATGCGGCTGCCCAAGAAGAGTATTATCGCCGTCACCCTTATAACATTATCCGCTTAGAATACGGCAAGGTTTACCCCGAGGATACAGAAGAAAATAACCGTTATACCCGGGCTGCTGCCTATTTTAAGGCCTGGCGGGAAGATAAAGTGCTGGTACCCGAGGACCAGCCTGCTTTATATCTTTATGAGCAGGAGTTTACCATTAAGGGATCTAGGCTTACACGTACCGGGCTTATTTGCCGGGTTAAACTGGAGCCCTATAAGAAAGGGATAATATTGCCCCATGAAGAGACCCTCCCCCGGCATAAGGCGGATCGCTTAGCTTTGCTTAGGGCCTGCGAGGCCAATTTTAGCCCTATCTTTGGGCTTTATATGGATCCGGAAAGGCAAGTGGAGGAAGTTTTGCGCAGAGCCTTAACTTATGATGGGGGCATCCGAAGGCCAGATGTAGAGTTTACAGATGAAGACGGCCAGGTTCACCGCCTGTGGGTGATTATGGATCCTTGGGTTTTAAATCAGGTCGAAGAGCTCCTGGCTCCTAAGCGTATTTTCATAGCTGATGGTCATCACCGTTATGAAACAGCCCTGGCCTATCAAAGGGAGAGGAGGGAACAGGAAGGCTTCTCCACAGGCGAGCGTCCTTATGATTATGTATTGATGACCTTAGTTAATCTTTACGATCCTGGGCTCGTGATCTTACCTACCCATCGCCTGGTCCGCAACCTAGAAAATTTGGATGAAGACAGTTTACTGGAAGGAATTAAAGAACATTTTACCATAGAGCCTTTCTCCTTAGCTCCCGACTACAGCAATTTTAGCGAGTTCCTAAAGAAAATGGAGGAGAAGGGGGGGCTCCTACCCGAAGGGGTCGCCGAAGAAAAGCTTTTTAAGTCCCCATGCTTTATGCCCCATGGCCATGCCTTCGGTCTTTACTGTGGTGAGGGCCGTCTCTATCTTCTTACGCTGCGGGAGGAAGGAGACCTTTCTTCTCTCATGCCCCCAGGACCTTCGCTAGCTTGGAAGGGATTAGATGTATCGGTTCTCCACTGCCTTATTTTGGAAAAACTTTTAGGTATCGGTGGGGTGGAACGAGCCGAGGAGAAACATTTAGCCTATACCCGTGAAGAAGAAGGGGCCTTGCGGGCTGTGGATAGCGGAGAGTACCAGTTGGCTTTCTTCTTAAATCCCACGCGGGTAGAGGAAGTCAAACTTGTGGCCGAAGCTGGCGAGAAGATGCCTCAAAAGTCCACCTATTTTTACCCTAAGCTCATTACTGGGCTGGTGATTAATAGCCTGGAGGAATAA
- a CDS encoding S41 family peptidase has protein sequence MPKKFMAKGKDWLFTFILGAALMAFLFAFLLGRPAPALAREGDSFWPLLFEVRELIEKHYAGEIDPYALEEGAIQGMLESLRDPYSEYFSPQKIKLYQKALEQEYSGVGLVLQEEGGIFTIVGIIPSSPAARQGLRPGGVLLKIDGQPVQGRTLEEVKGLLQGEVGTEVLLEIAWPWEGVPRTFTLKREFLRQQVVRAQALDGQLGYLGLTSFTTWMPEEAARALDYFKASGVKGIILDLRGNSGGYLQAAVEVASLFLPPGAPVAQVVNKAGQVEILRSAGPGLDLPLVVLVDKDTASAAELLAGALQDAGLAYLVGTRTYGKGSIQSIIPLSNGGALKLTTGHYLTPAGREIEAQGLKPDKEIEDREEQFRYARDLLLKQERPAA, from the coding sequence ATGCCCAAGAAATTTATGGCTAAGGGGAAAGATTGGCTATTTACCTTTATCCTTGGAGCTGCGTTAATGGCTTTCTTATTTGCTTTTCTTTTAGGAAGGCCTGCCCCGGCCTTGGCCAGAGAGGGGGACTCTTTCTGGCCCCTGCTCTTTGAAGTCCGAGAGCTAATAGAGAAACACTATGCCGGCGAGATAGACCCTTATGCCCTGGAAGAAGGAGCTATTCAGGGGATGCTAGAAAGCTTAAGGGATCCTTATAGCGAATATTTTAGCCCTCAGAAGATAAAGCTTTACCAGAAAGCTTTGGAACAGGAGTATTCAGGGGTAGGCCTGGTCTTACAAGAGGAAGGAGGGATCTTTACCATTGTAGGAATTATCCCTTCTTCTCCGGCGGCAAGGCAGGGTTTAAGGCCAGGAGGGGTGCTTCTTAAAATTGATGGTCAACCTGTACAGGGGCGCACCCTAGAGGAAGTGAAAGGGCTTTTACAAGGAGAAGTAGGTACCGAGGTGCTCTTGGAGATAGCCTGGCCTTGGGAAGGGGTACCCAGAACCTTTACTTTAAAACGCGAGTTTTTGCGTCAGCAGGTAGTTAGAGCTCAGGCTTTAGATGGCCAGCTCGGATACCTAGGCTTAACTTCCTTTACCACTTGGATGCCAGAGGAAGCTGCCCGGGCTCTGGATTATTTTAAGGCTTCTGGGGTTAAGGGGATAATACTGGACCTCCGAGGCAATTCCGGTGGGTACCTGCAGGCCGCTGTAGAAGTAGCCTCCCTCTTCTTACCTCCGGGAGCTCCAGTGGCCCAGGTAGTAAATAAGGCTGGCCAGGTGGAGATATTACGCTCGGCTGGTCCAGGATTGGATTTACCTCTGGTGGTCCTGGTGGACAAGGATACGGCTAGCGCAGCGGAGCTTTTGGCTGGTGCCTTGCAGGATGCTGGTTTAGCTTATCTCGTAGGCACCCGTACCTATGGTAAAGGTAGTATCCAGAGTATTATACCTTTAAGCAACGGCGGGGCTTTAAAACTTACTACTGGCCATTATCTTACCCCGGCGGGCCGGGAGATCGAGGCCCAGGGGCTTAAGCCTGATAAGGAGATAGAAGACCGTGAGGAGCAATTTAGATATGCCCGGGATTTGTTACTCAAGCAGGAAAGACCCGCGGCGTAA